The following nucleotide sequence is from Pseudonocardia abyssalis.
ACGCCGCTGCATCGCCCGACTCGGACGTCGTCGCGGCGAGCATCCTCGCCGACCTCGGGCTGCGGAGCACCTGACCCGGTGACCGTGGTCCGCCCAAGAACCAGCACCACCAGCATCCACGCAAGGGGGAAGATCATGGCAGGACGAGTCGAGGGCAAGGTCGCCTTCATCACCGGTGCTGCGCGCGGGCAGGGCCGCTCGCACGCGCTGCGACTGGCGGAGGAGGGCGCAGACATCATCGCGATCGACATCTGCGAAGGGGTGCCCTACGAGGTAAGCCCCGCCGCGACGGAGCAGGACCTCGCAGAGACCGTGCGCCAGGTCGAGGCTCTGGACCGGCGGATCGTCGCGAGGAAGGCGGACGTGCGGGATCTCGACGCGGTACAGGCCGCCGTCGACGACGGCATCAGCCAGCTCGGACGGCTCGACATCGTCAGTGCAAACGCGGGAGTCGTCGGCACGCCGACCACTGCTGAATCGCTTCCTGAGGACCAGTGGCGCACGATGATCGACATCAACCTGACCGGTGTGTGGCACACCGTGAAAGTGACGATTCCCCACCTCAAGGCCGGCCGCAGGGGTGGCTCGATCACCCTCACCAGCTCGGTCGCGGGCACCCGTGGATACGCCAACATGGCGCACTACGTCTCGGCCAAGCACGGAATCGTCGGTCTGACCCGCACCCTGGCGATGGAACTCGCGCCCGACAGCATCCGGGTCAACAGCGTCCACCCCACGCAGGTGAACACCGACATGATCCACAACCAGCCGATCTACGACTTGTTCGCCGGCAAGCAGGGCGCCACGAAGGGAGAGTTCGCCGAGGCGTCGAGCCGTCTCCAGCTGCTGCCTGTCCCGTGGGTGGAGGCCGTCGACATCTCCAACGCACTGCTGTTCCTCGCCAGTGACGAGGCCCGGTACATCACCGGTGCAGCTCTGGCGATCGACGCCGGGAGCTACCTACTCTGATCGAACCCGCAGATGCCTGTCCTCCTTCTGCCGCCGGTCGGTACCCGCCCGCATACAGGAGCGTGTCGGTCTTCGAGTCCCGGAAGGCACGAGCCGGACGCGCGCGCCACCCGCACCAGTGTGCGGGCGGCCTGCCCAATTGAGCATCGGCGCCTGACAGTGGCGGTACGAACGCAGCTCCAGATCTAGCGCTATGGGTCTGATG
It contains:
- a CDS encoding mycofactocin-coupled SDR family oxidoreductase; the protein is MAGRVEGKVAFITGAARGQGRSHALRLAEEGADIIAIDICEGVPYEVSPAATEQDLAETVRQVEALDRRIVARKADVRDLDAVQAAVDDGISQLGRLDIVSANAGVVGTPTTAESLPEDQWRTMIDINLTGVWHTVKVTIPHLKAGRRGGSITLTSSVAGTRGYANMAHYVSAKHGIVGLTRTLAMELAPDSIRVNSVHPTQVNTDMIHNQPIYDLFAGKQGATKGEFAEASSRLQLLPVPWVEAVDISNALLFLASDEARYITGAALAIDAGSYLL